The nucleotide sequence CATAATAAAATTTATCTTTGTCTTTATCTAAAATATCTTTGAAAAAATTCACAAAATCTTGAGATCTTATTGGATTTCCTGTACTCATGTACGCATCATTTCTTATATAAAATCTATACTCAAGTCCATCACTAGAAACCGTATATCTTTCTGCAATCCCAGATGAAATATTTCCATCAGCTGTAAGATTCACAAGACCTTCAAACAAATTTCCAAGCATAACATTACTAACGTAATCATCATTAGAAAGATAAACCAAATTTTCAGGAATATTTACAACTCCAATACTCAAACTTGGTTTATCCAAAATAATATCTTTTTCTTGAAAAATATTAAACACTAAATTAAAAACTAGAAAGGCTATTAATAAAATTATCTTAATTACCCTCATAAAACACCTACTAAAATTTTAAAATATATAAGGATAATTCCATATTTTGTATTTTATATTCCTAGTTTTTTAGTAATCTTATTAAATTCATCTTCAGAAATTGTATTTACATTTAATTCCTGTGCCTTCAATAATTTGCTCCCAGAATTTTCACCATATATCACATAATCAGTCTTTTTACTAACAGAATCTGAAATTATAGCACCAAATCTTTCTAAAAGATCCTTAATCTCTTTTCTCGATAAATTTTGAATCGTTCCCGTAACAACAACTCTCTTCCCGTTAAATAAATTATCTTTTACTTCAACATCTTTTTCATATTTAAACTTTATTCCAAGTTCAATTAATCTTTTAATCTCTTCCTTTACTCCCTCATTATTCAAAAATTTAAATATATCATCTAAAATAACGTCACCAATTCCATATATTTTATCAAGTTCTTCACGACTCACATTCATTATTTTATCAAGCGTCTTAAACTCTTTTACTATGTCCTTTGAAGTTTTAAGTCCAACATTTTTAATACCAAGTGCATAAATAAAATTATACAAATTACATTCTTTACTCTTATTAATAGACCTTAAAATATTATTTGCCTTCTTCTCCTTAACTTTATCAAGGGTCACAAGATCTTCAAATGTTATCTTATAAAGATCAGAGATCCTTTTGACGCATAATTTTTCATAAAATTGTTCAGCAAGTTTTTCACTGAAACCTTCAATATTCATCGCATCTCTCGAAGCAAAGTGGACAATAGACTTAATAATTTGAGGTCTACAAGAAATTGTGTTTGTACAATAAAGATGTACTCCTTCACGACTTAAAGGAAACTTACACGAAGGACAAACATCCGGTATATCTATCTCTTTCAAATTTCCGCAAGAAAAACCTTTAATAATCTCCGGAATAACATCATTTGATCTCCTAATTAATACATCGCAATTAAGTTTAACATTTTTTCTAACAATATCATCTATGTTGTTTAACGTCGCACGCTTTATTGTTATTCCCGAAATATCAACAGGTTCAAGTATTGCTGTTGGTGAAACCCTTCCACTTCGTCCAACATTCCACTCTACGTTAATAAGTTTTGTTTTCACTTCTTCAGCTTCAAATTTATATGCTATAGAAAATTTTGGATGTTTAACCGTATATCCCAGTATTTCTCGTAAATTCAGCTCATTTATAGAAACCACGACACCATCAATATCATAATTTAAATTTTCCCTTAATGACTCGATCCTTTTTATTTCTTCCTTGACCTCATCAATTGTATTACACAATTTAAATTCAGGACACTTGAACTTATTGTGACTTAAAAAATTTAATATTTCAAAATATGTAGAAAATTTTCCATCATTATAATATGCAACATCATAAATAAATGTATTTAGTTTCCTCTTCTTCGTTTCACTCACATCTAAATTTCTCAAAGCTCCTGCTGCACCATTTCTTAGATTTTTAAGAGGTGTATCTGAGGTCTTATTATATTTTTCAAACTCATCTTTGGTCATTATGACCTCTCCACGTATTTCAAAATTTCCCATGTCATCTATTGATAATGGTATACTTTTTATAGTTTTTGCTTGCTCTGTTACATTCTCCCCAATCTCACCTGTTCCTCTTGTAGCTGCCTTTATAAATTCCCCGTTTTCATAAACAAGATTTATACTTACTCCATCAAATTTTTGTACAACTATATATGAATGGGGATTTAAATTATTTTCATTTGACAGATTTATATTTTTCTTGTGCCACATATCTAAACTTTCAAATGATGTAACCTTATCAAGACTCCACATTCTCGCTTTATGTACTGACTTTTCAAATTTATCTAAAATTATATCTCCAACTCTTTGAGTGGGCGAATTTTTCAAGACATAGTTACTCTCTTTTTCAAGCTTCTTAAGTTCATCATAAAGCTTATCATATTCCTTATCCTCAATTTTAGGATTATCAAGAACATAGTACTCATAAGAACATTCATTCAAATATAGGACAAGTTCGTGTATCCTTTTTATTTTATATTCCAAAAATCCCCTCTCCTAATCTTAAATAAATTCAATCGGTGCATTATTCAATCCAAGTTTCTTAATTCCATTATTATCAAAAGCAACCACAATTTTTGGACTTTCGGTATCCTCCTCAACTCTAACGATCACACCCAAACCAAAATTTTTGTGTTTGATCTTCATTCCCGCTCTAACATCATCTTTTGAAACATTATTATATTTTTTGGGAGAATCACTAACAAGTGGATTATAATTAAATTTCCCAAAACTTTTTGATGGCATAGACTCACAAATATTAATTTCTTCACCCCTAAAATCAATATTTAATAATAAATTACTTGGAACTTCTCCCAAAAATTTAGATTTAGTTCTAAACCCTGTTTCACCATAAACCATTCTCATGTTTGCATATGTAAAATAAAGTATATCTTTCGCTCTTGTTATTCCAACATAGCAAAGCCTTCTTGATTCTTCCATTTCATCAATATCATCAAAGCACTTATTACTTGGAAAAATTCCATTTTCCATACCAACCATAAACACAACAGGAAATTCCAATCCTTTCGAAGAATGAATTGTCATAAGTGTAATTGAAGAAGATTTTTCATCATATTTATCAATTTCACTAACAAGCATAATATTTTCAAGAAAATCTTCAATATTTCCATCAATATTCAATTGTTCAAAATTAACAGCCGCATTTATAAACTCCTGAATATTTTCAAAACGTGTATCTATATCAGAATCCTTAGATTTTTTTAAAGCATCAATATATCCAATTTTATCAATCATTAAACGAATAAACTCTGAAGGTTTTAAATCAATATATTTTCTAATCTCCTCAATAGATTTAGCAAAATTCTTTATGATATCTTGGGTTCTAAGACTAATTGTTGCAATTTCAGCACATGCAACCATCGCATCAAACAAACCAATTCCATTTCTTTCAGCATATTCCGATAATTTATACAAAGTTGTATCTCCAATGCCTCGTTTAGGTTCGTTTATAATTCTTCTAAGACTTATCTCATCACTCGGATTAACTATTGTTTTTATATACGCAATTATATCCTTAATTTCCTTTCTTTCATAGAAACGCATAACACCTACAAGCTTATACGGTATTTGATTTTTAACGCATATTTCCTCAAACATTCTTGATTGAGAATTTGTTCTATATAAAATTCCAAAATCTCTATATTCATATCCCTTTGATTTAATAAGTCTAAAAATTTCGTTAATAACAAACAACGCTTCTTCTTCTGCGTTACTTGCTCTAAATAATTTAATTTTATCTCCTTCATTATTTATTGCTTTTAAAATTTTCTTCTTTCTTCTTACATTATTTAAAATCACTTTGTTTGCGGCATCTAATATAGTAGACTTAGACCTATAATTCTTCTCAAGTTTAATAACCTTTGTATTTTTATAATCCTTTTCAAAATCCAAGATATTATTTATATCTGCACCCCTCCACTGATAAATACATTGATCATCATCACCAACAACACAAATATTTTTGTTCATATCAGCGAGCATCTTAACCAAGTAATACTGAGAATAATTTGTATCCTGATACTCATCGACCATAATATACTTAAATTTTGATTGATAGAAACTCAAAATTTCTGGATGTTTTTCAAATAATTCAATCGTTTTAAAAATTAAATTATCAAAATCAAGAGAATTGTTCTCAAATAATTTCTTCTCATAAACCTCATAAATTTGTGCAACAAGCCTTTCTCTATAATCAAAAGCATTTGAAATAGCTTCATCTGGTTTTATAAACTGATTTTTATAGTTAGAAATCTTCCTTAAAACTTCTGATGGATCAATATTATCTTGATTAATTTTAAGAATATCCATGCACTGTTTTACAAGAGCCTTTTGATCTGGAAAATCATAAATAGTAAATGAACTTGTATAACCAAGATTACCAATTTCCCTCCTCAAAATACGAACACATAAAGAGTGAAAAGTCGATATCCACATATTTTCAGAAATTTCTCCAATTAGAGAACGAACCCTGTCTTTCATTTCTTTTGCTGCCTTATTTGTAAAAGTGATAGCAAGTATTTGATAGCTATTAATACCTAAATTTTTTATCATATGAGCGATTCTGTATGTAATCGTTCTAGTCTTTCCAGACCCCGCACCAGCTAAAATAAGTAATGGTCCATCAACACTTGTAACCGCACTATATTGTTCCTCATTTAATAACTCCCTTAATTCCATAACCTACTCTCCTAAACCATTTTTAATAAATTAATCTCTTCTACAGTTAAATGCCTATACTCTCCCTCTTTCAAACTTTCATCAAGTTTTAAACCGCCAAACTCTATTCTCTTTAAATATGTAACCAAAAATCCAAATGTTTCAAACATTCTCTTAATTTGATGAAATTTCCCTTCAGTTAAAATGAGTTCACACTCTGACCCATCATTATGAACCTTAAGTATTTTTAACTTTGCTGACTTGCACTTAACACCATCTTCTAAAACTACTCCATCATTAAATATTCCAATAAATGAATCGTTTAAACATCCATCCACTCTAACAAAATATTTCTTTTCAACATGACGTTTAGGAGATAAAACCCTGTGGCACATATCTCCATCATTTGAAATAATTAAAAGTCCAACCGTGTCTTTATCAAGCCTTCCTATTGGATATGGCCCAAGAATTTTATCTTCTTCACTCACAATTTCCAAAACCGTCCTATCAAATTTATCAAAAGTTGCTGAAACAAATCCAGGAGGTTTATTCATCATCAAATAAACAAACTCTGTATACAAAACCTCCTCACCATTCACACAAACTTTATCCTTCTTTATATCAATATGTACAGATGGCTTGTCTGCAATTTCTCCATTAACACTAACACTATTTTGCCGTATCAATTTGTGAACTTCCTTCCTACTACCATATCCATTATTCGCAATAAATTTATCTAACCTCATCATAAGTTCATTACTCCTATTTATTTCTAAACAATATTTTACTACAACAAAGATAATTTTTTAATAAAAAAATAAAGCAGCCAATAAAGCTACTTTAAAAACCATTATTATAATAGTGAATAATATTTGTAACGTGTACACGAGTTTCTTTAGGAAGCATAGAAACATCTTCCAAAGATCTAAATCCACTTTTGTCAAGAGCATTTCCACCACAATTATAAGCTGCAACTGCCTTAACTATATCTCCACTATATCTATCTATCATTCCTTTTAAATGTTTAGTACCTGCATCAACATTTTCATAAATATTATACGGATCTTGAACATTAAACTTTTTTATAGTATTTGGCATAATTTGCATAAGTCCAATAGCTCCAGCATGAGAAACACATTTAGGATTAAAATTTGACTCCTGCTTAATAAGAGATCTTATAAGCTTGTCATCAACTCCATATTTTTCAGAAGCTATCATTATTGCATTATCCACATCACTATGTACTTCACCTTTACATTTATCCTTTTCTAAATCATGATCAATTTCAATGCATTCAAAATTATTAGTTATATTGATTTTATAACCTTTCTTTTGTAAACAAAATTGATTCACCTCATTTTCAGCACCAACCACAACATGATCATGATGAATTATACTTGATGCCAAAGGACTATGTACATTATTGAAAATCACTTGTGATATCAGAAGTCCGACGGCACAAGCTACTTCAATGCTCTTAGCACCCATATATAAAAAATTCCTCCTAAATAATTTTTGTTAGTTTACTCATTTAGGAGGAATTTATTCATTTACTTTCAGGTCACATTAAATTCATATATATCATAATCTTCATAGTTACAAGTCTTATATTCACTCTTTGTAAGAACAAGTAACTTATATTGTCCTTCTTTAAATGGGATAAAGCTATAAGTATTCTTTCTACTATAAGCTTGTACTCTTCTCCACTCACCTTGCTCCATCAAATAAAATTCATATCCAATATCTCGTCCACCTTTTGTATTTACAACAAAGAATATTGAATTATTGACGAACAAATACTCATCTTTAACTTCACAAATAATTTTCGTATTCATAATTGGAAGCGAATCTTGAACATATATACGAGCTTCCTTCAAAGAATCATATTCTAATTTTGAATTTTTATTTTTAGCCATAACGGAAAGTGTATACTTTCCCTTAACCGTTGGAACATAATCAAACGATGTGTCGTTAATAAATTGAGTTTCAACTATAACCTGATCATCAATAGACAAAACATATTTAAATAACGTTTGTTTAGTGTTCTGTGCAATCAAGCTAAATATTATCGGTTCTCCTACAACATAGCACTCTTGTTTTTTATAAAGAATATAATCTATTTTTGCCGGATAATAATCCCATACTTTAAAATGAAGTATTGTTGAAGCATCATACTCCTGCACCGAAAACATATCCTTAACTCTTATCTCAAGCTCATAGTATCCCTTCTCTTGAGGCATAAAAGTCAAAAAATTCTTATCACTATACTCTATATATCCAACTTCTTTATTCTCTTTTGTAATTATAAAACTATATTGTAATTTTAATCCACCTTCAGCTTTAACAATAATTCCTATAGGCTTATTCTTAACGTGTTTGTTGTACGAATCTATTTGTACATCTAAAATTTTAACTACTTGAGAAATATAAGGCAATACGTCAAAATTCATTTCGCCATAAACATCGTAACCTTGTGGCGTACTCTCATCTTTTACATAAACCTTAACATTATAATTCCCAGAAATTTTTGGTACCCATTGATAAAAATTTTCCCTTAGATAACCACTCTCTTCAATAAAATGTTCATCATCACTGCTTGGACCATTTATTACATATTTGTACAATAAAGTTTTTCCACCTTCAACCTGTATATTAAAGTTTATTGGATGCCCTGTGTAATGTGGAGAACTTAAATTTGCAGATAGTTCTATTATTTTTATCTCATTATACGGCTTAACATCGTATATAATAATAGCTCTATCATCATAATTATTTATAGAATAAAGATCCTTAACAAGTACAAGCAACCTAAATTTACCATGTCTATTTTCAATAAACGAAACAATACTCTTGGTTGAATAATCTTGTATTACTTCTACCTTACCTTCCTCATCAACCACCAAGAATTTATACAAAACTGTTTTATTTTCTTCATTATTTATATCACATTGAAATATTAGTTCCTCACCTGAAATAAGTTCTTTACTTAAACTTTTCAAAGATAATATCTCAATCTTTCCAACATCATTAACGCTAAATTTTATTGTTGCAAAATCATCAAAATTATTTTCAGAATCTTGCTTTTTACACTGCACAAGTATTTCTTTTTCACCAATTTCATTTAAAGTTAAAATAAGCTTATCGTCATATGTATAATCTTTAAGTAATTCCCATCCATATTGACCATTTATCCAAAATTTATAAAGACTTGGTGAATATGATGAGTCAACACTCAAAACCAATTGTTCCCCAACTGAATAACTATCTTTATCTAAATGCACTGACTTTATTATTTTTTCATCTTCAATGTCTTTGCCGATTATATAATTTTCCCTAGCTATATAATCAAACGCCTTCTTGCTCGAAATTTTTTTAGCCTGAACCATAACTATATAATTACCATATTCCGAAGGAACCCATACAACTTCTTTTTGAGTAGAGAAATCTTGTATAGTATACCATACTCCATTAATTCCTACGCAAAATCTATATACCAATTCCTCATCTAATCCCGAAACCTTTATATTTATTGGCACATCTTTATCCTGTGGAGAGGCTAAGCTAAAATCCATCAATAATTCATTCACGGTTTATCCCCCTTGCGGCACGTAAGCATAAATCTAACCATCATATTTTTATCATATTTCTTAAAATTTTAAATTAATTTTACTAAAAATTATAATATATTTAGGTAAATTATACTTTATTTAATGTCATGTATTCAACTATAAACATACTAAATTTACCAAAATTTAGTATTATAATTATTTAAATATATTTTGATTGTAAAAATCACCTTCCATTTGCAATTTTTCATAAATATTTGAAATTCCATCTTCCAAATCTATATTTATAGATTTTTCACTTACAGCTTTAATCATTTGATTATATTTTTTACATTCTTCAAGTTTTAAAATTAAAGTTTCTTTATACTTTTTAGATTTTAAAAATTTTTCATTTTCGTATATGTTCTCAAATTTTAATATTTCATCTTCATATTTGTGTTCTATAACATCTAAATAATTTATCTTAAACTTCAAAAAATCTTCTTTTGAAAATCTATGAATATATGTTAATGCATTAATTCCATTATTCTTCCCTGAACAAAATTCAAAATAAATTGGGCATTTATTATAAATTTTTGAGTGAGTCTTAAAAAAATCTTTCAAAAAATAATTAACAATGTTCTCCCTATAACTTCCACTTTTAAAACCAAGAGAAGTGCAAATAAATTTTAAATTCTCATCAACACATTCTCTATCGAAAATAACTTCTAAAAATTTCAAAAGCAAATTATAAATATCATTTCCAAAATATTCTTCTGTTGAAATTATAACAAGATTATCCTTTTCTGGGTAAAATCTTCTATAACTTCTCTTAAAAATATCATCTACATTATCTATAACTTTTTCATAGTCTAGTGAATACCTTCCAAACACACATCCAACAAAATAACTCAAAAAGCTTTCAACAAATTTTTTCTCATCAATCTTTCTTATAGAAACATTTCCATCTTCAACTTCATGCGAAACTTCATCTGTAAATCCATAAATTTCTTTAAAAATAATGTTCATCTTCTCTTCATTTCTTTTGACTTCTTCAAACATAATTTCAATTTCTCTATAAAAATTCTCATATGAATCCCTAAGTCTTCCACTTATCCTAAACTCAATTGAAGGATGAGTTTTAAAATCCCAAGACGTTTCATAAAAATCCCATTCCTTTTTGCAAAGATAAATATTTCTATTAGCAAGCCTTGTTATATCATCCAAATACAAATCATTAATAATAATTGGAAGATCTCCAATATTTCCAATCTGAAAATTAACCGTAGGAGCTATAGAAGACAATAAATAAAAGCAAACATTTGAACACAAAAAAGCTAAAATATATTTTTCATACTTTTGATCTGGAAATAATGAAGATCCTGAAACATCAAAAATAAATCCATAGTCTTTATACCTAACACCAAAATTTTTAAAGCCAAATAGTGACCATGTAATTCCTTTTTTAAAATAATACTTTCTATTTTTAATCACAAACTCCGGATCACTTATTCGAGGATATTTTGACCTCACAAAATTTATGAGATTCTCACCAGCATTCTCATATTTAATTATGTACTCATTGTTGCCATACCACTTCCTATAATCTCCCCCTTTGTTGTATGGAAACCATTTTTTATCTATTTCCTTTACATCGTCATGATTTTTTGAACAAAATTCTATATCACTCTTGTTCAGTTCATACCAATACCTAACAAAAGTTTTATTGTCAGTTGTTGCCATTCCTTGTTTTGGTTCAAAATATTCCTTAAGAGGTTTATGCTCTCTAAAAATTTCTCTCGCCCTCTCGCTTATCCAATAATTTATTGGAGATCCTGGGACATCATCAAATGATCTTAATTTTATTTTTGAATTCCTATTTTGAGATATTGGAAAATTAAACGGCTCTCCACTCGCATTAATATCCTCATATTTAATATAATTGTAAACCCCTTCATAATCTTTAATTGCCTTCTTTTTAAATATTGTCGCACTCGTTCCAAAAGCAATTGACATTACATTATTATCCATGTGAAGAAGTGAAACTATTGTATTTTTATCTGAAATAGATTTTCTGAGTTTCTCAAACTTATAAAGGAACATCCATGATTGCATAGTAAGCATTACGTTGAATCCATTATCGTGCGTTAACTCAAACCCTCTTTCAATAAACACAGAAAATAAATCCATCTTACTATTTGGATAATTCTCTTTTAAATAAAGTGTGAGCTTCTCCCCCATTCCCCGACTACTCATATACGGAGGATTTGTCACAACAATATGATACTTACTGCTTAAGAGCTTTGAGAGATTAATTAAATTTTTCATACACTCAAGCTCTTCTTCATTTAAATATGGATACACAAGATCTCCTATTAAATCAAAATCAAGTTTTTTCACAGATAACAGCGATCCATATTCTTTTGAATCCTTAAAAGAATCTAATATGTATTTAACATCACAAAATTTATCATTATCGAGAATACTCGCCTTCGCAAGAACACTCTCATATATTTCATTGCTCTCAATAATTGGATAAAGATTAAATTTAATATTTCTACTCTTAAAAAATTTTCTAGACTTACTTCTACCTTTCATCATAAGAGCAAAATATGCAAGCTCATAAGCTCTATCATCAACATCAATACCGAACAAATTATTTTCAAATATTAAATAAGGAATTTCACTTTCCATATACCCATATTCCTTATAGATTTCAAAAAGGAGATCAAATGCGTAAACCAAAATATGACCGCTACCCATACAAGGATCAATTATTTTTATATCTTTAGGTAAAATATTTTTAAAATCCGCATTCCCAATCTCAGCATCAACAAAATATTTAAGTTCTACTGGAAATTCACTCTCGCCACTATTTTCTATGTAAAACCTACCAAGAGAATTTTCAACCATATACTTAACAATCCACTTAGGTGTGAAAATTTGAGTTACTGAAGGTATGTTTTCTTTAGATATTTTTATATTTTGTTTAAGCCTTTTAAAAATTTCATCCTTCTTCTCTGTTATGTAATACTGATAAAGCCAACCAATAATCTCAACATTATCAAAAAAATACTTTTCATCGATATCATCTATAATTCTCCTAAGGAAGCTATTTTCATTAGAAAGATTAACTGGAAAAATCAAATTTCTATAATCGTTTGTATTTTTAAAAATTCCCGGTAAAATTTCATTTAAAGCATTGCACTGCTCAATAAATAAATATTTGAATAATTCATCAGCCTTATTTTCACTTTTAAGTCTTAAAATATATTCCCTATCAACATAAAAATCCAAATCATCAAAATATGTAACTATATCAGGATCAATCTTACTTCTATTTAAAGATGACAACACACGAATTCCAGATGGAATATAATTATTAATTTCCATAAATCTTATAGCAATTACACGATTAAACCAAGTATAGGCTCCCTCCTCAACAATAGAATCAAACCCTCTTTCATTGATTTTCCTAACTAAGATTTCTCTTTTCTCTATATCTTGTCCAAAAATTCTATATACCTTATCTTCCCCTATTTTAAAATCTTCATATTCATTACCATACCTTACACCTTCTTGTATGTAATCTTTGGTTATTCCAATTAAAAGTAACCTATCACTTACCTCCTTTATTAAACTTTTTCTGGCCCAAATAGCAAAATTTTTAACTACATTTTTATTCATTAATGGTTCCTCTATCTTTTAAAAATATACTTTCCATCTTAACCCCATAGCTATCAAATAAACTAGTACATTTTTTAAGCTTCTCTTTTAAATCAATCAACAAACTTTCATCTATAAATTTTGAGATTTCACTATCTAAAAATTTACCAATAGATTTTATTGTTTGTTGCAAATATAAATTATGTACTTGATAAAAGTCATCAATATATCCTCTCAATTCTGCAATACTGCTATATAAAGATTCACTATTTAAAATATTTTTAATTTTGAATGCACACTCACACACATCAATTTTATCAACAATAAAATTCTTATCCTTATCAAAAATTTCTACAACTGCAACACCTTTTTTAAATATTTCAAGTTGAACACTTGTATAAAAATTATAAACAAGTTCAAATTTATCAAACTTTCGTAATATATAATCCTCATCTATATCATGTAAATTCCCATCTTTAACCTGAAATGTAAAACTTTCAAATTTATTTATAAATTGAGTATTTAAATACACACCATTATTTTTTGAAATATTTTTAACCAACTTAATACGGTGCAAAATCTCATTAAAATCATCACATGAACTTATCTTAAGTTCATCAAAAGTATTAACAAAATATTTTTTATCAAATATTTTTTCAAATAATTTTTTGTAAATATTAAATTTACATTTCTCTCCATAATCCAAAAAATTAATAATAATTTTATTTAAGCTCGATCTAGATAATATAAATTCTTCAAGTTTATTAAGACTGTATTCACATGATAACTTTCCTTCTTTTACAAGATACAGAATGCCAAACAAAACATCATTTTTATTAAACCCATACGGTATTTGCTTAAAATGAAAAATAACATCAGAAATGTTCATTTCTCTAGAATCTATCAAAAATTTCTCAAGTTCTTGTATAAATAGAGAATTACAATTTAATATTTCACTTAATATCTTATTATTATTTAACGCTTCAACTATATCTCTCGGAGAATCCAAAATTTTATCAACATAAAACAATTTATTGAACCTACATGATATAAGTTCATTTAATGCTAATCTAAAAATTTCATTTATGCTCGAGGAATTTTTACATAACATTTCTCCATTTACAAATATTTTGGAATTTTTAATCCCATCAAGTATCAAAACTTTAACCCTCTCTAAACGATTAAAATGTTCAATTTCCTTTTGATTAATAATTTCAAAAAATGATTCTTTATAAAAATCTTTATT is from Candidatus Arthromitus sp. SFB-rat-Yit and encodes:
- the ligA gene encoding NAD-dependent DNA ligase LigA yields the protein MEYKIKRIHELVLYLNECSYEYYVLDNPKIEDKEYDKLYDELKKLEKESNYVLKNSPTQRVGDIILDKFEKSVHKARMWSLDKVTSFESLDMWHKKNINLSNENNLNPHSYIVVQKFDGVSINLVYENGEFIKAATRGTGEIGENVTEQAKTIKSIPLSIDDMGNFEIRGEVIMTKDEFEKYNKTSDTPLKNLRNGAAGALRNLDVSETKKRKLNTFIYDVAYYNDGKFSTYFEILNFLSHNKFKCPEFKLCNTIDEVKEEIKRIESLRENLNYDIDGVVVSINELNLREILGYTVKHPKFSIAYKFEAEEVKTKLINVEWNVGRSGRVSPTAILEPVDISGITIKRATLNNIDDIVRKNVKLNCDVLIRRSNDVIPEIIKGFSCGNLKEIDIPDVCPSCKFPLSREGVHLYCTNTISCRPQIIKSIVHFASRDAMNIEGFSEKLAEQFYEKLCVKRISDLYKITFEDLVTLDKVKEKKANNILRSINKSKECNLYNFIYALGIKNVGLKTSKDIVKEFKTLDKIMNVSREELDKIYGIGDVILDDIFKFLNNEGVKEEIKRLIELGIKFKYEKDVEVKDNLFNGKRVVVTGTIQNLSRKEIKDLLERFGAIISDSVSKKTDYVIYGENSGSKLLKAQELNVNTISEDEFNKITKKLGI
- a CDS encoding ATP-dependent helicase, whose amino-acid sequence is MELRELLNEEQYSAVTSVDGPLLILAGAGSGKTRTITYRIAHMIKNLGINSYQILAITFTNKAAKEMKDRVRSLIGEISENMWISTFHSLCVRILRREIGNLGYTSSFTIYDFPDQKALVKQCMDILKINQDNIDPSEVLRKISNYKNQFIKPDEAISNAFDYRERLVAQIYEVYEKKLFENNSLDFDNLIFKTIELFEKHPEILSFYQSKFKYIMVDEYQDTNYSQYYLVKMLADMNKNICVVGDDDQCIYQWRGADINNILDFEKDYKNTKVIKLEKNYRSKSTILDAANKVILNNVRRKKKILKAINNEGDKIKLFRASNAEEEALFVINEIFRLIKSKGYEYRDFGILYRTNSQSRMFEEICVKNQIPYKLVGVMRFYERKEIKDIIAYIKTIVNPSDEISLRRIINEPKRGIGDTTLYKLSEYAERNGIGLFDAMVACAEIATISLRTQDIIKNFAKSIEEIRKYIDLKPSEFIRLMIDKIGYIDALKKSKDSDIDTRFENIQEFINAAVNFEQLNIDGNIEDFLENIMLVSEIDKYDEKSSSITLMTIHSSKGLEFPVVFMVGMENGIFPSNKCFDDIDEMEESRRLCYVGITRAKDILYFTYANMRMVYGETGFRTKSKFLGEVPSNLLLNIDFRGEEINICESMPSKSFGKFNYNPLVSDSPKKYNNVSKDDVRAGMKIKHKNFGLGVIVRVEEDTESPKIVVAFDNNGIKKLGLNNAPIEFI
- a CDS encoding pseudouridine synthase; translation: MMRLDKFIANNGYGSRKEVHKLIRQNSVSVNGEIADKPSVHIDIKKDKVCVNGEEVLYTEFVYLMMNKPPGFVSATFDKFDRTVLEIVSEEDKILGPYPIGRLDKDTVGLLIISNDGDMCHRVLSPKRHVEKKYFVRVDGCLNDSFIGIFNDGVVLEDGVKCKSAKLKILKVHNDGSECELILTEGKFHQIKRMFETFGFLVTYLKRIEFGGLKLDESLKEGEYRHLTVEEINLLKMV
- a CDS encoding lytic transglycosylase domain-containing protein; translated protein: MGAKSIEVACAVGLLISQVIFNNVHSPLASSIIHHDHVVVGAENEVNQFCLQKKGYKINITNNFECIEIDHDLEKDKCKGEVHSDVDNAIMIASEKYGVDDKLIRSLIKQESNFNPKCVSHAGAIGLMQIMPNTIKKFNVQDPYNIYENVDAGTKHLKGMIDRYSGDIVKAVAAYNCGGNALDKSGFRSLEDVSMLPKETRVHVTNIIHYYNNGF
- a CDS encoding triple tyrosine motif-containing protein, producing the protein MNELLMDFSLASPQDKDVPINIKVSGLDEELVYRFCVGINGVWYTIQDFSTQKEVVWVPSEYGNYIVMVQAKKISSKKAFDYIARENYIIGKDIEDEKIIKSVHLDKDSYSVGEQLVLSVDSSYSPSLYKFWINGQYGWELLKDYTYDDKLILTLNEIGEKEILVQCKKQDSENNFDDFATIKFSVNDVGKIEILSLKSLSKELISGEELIFQCDINNEENKTVLYKFLVVDEEGKVEVIQDYSTKSIVSFIENRHGKFRLLVLVKDLYSINNYDDRAIIIYDVKPYNEIKIIELSANLSSPHYTGHPINFNIQVEGGKTLLYKYVINGPSSDDEHFIEESGYLRENFYQWVPKISGNYNVKVYVKDESTPQGYDVYGEMNFDVLPYISQVVKILDVQIDSYNKHVKNKPIGIIVKAEGGLKLQYSFIITKENKEVGYIEYSDKNFLTFMPQEKGYYELEIRVKDMFSVQEYDASTILHFKVWDYYPAKIDYILYKKQECYVVGEPIIFSLIAQNTKQTLFKYVLSIDDQVIVETQFINDTSFDYVPTVKGKYTLSVMAKNKNSKLEYDSLKEARIYVQDSLPIMNTKIICEVKDEYLFVNNSIFFVVNTKGGRDIGYEFYLMEQGEWRRVQAYSRKNTYSFIPFKEGQYKLLVLTKSEYKTCNYEDYDIYEFNVT